A window from Rhea pennata isolate bPtePen1 chromosome 1, bPtePen1.pri, whole genome shotgun sequence encodes these proteins:
- the KLHL34 gene encoding kelch-like protein 34 yields MSYFLSYCKAHCNAVLSQYQTLRSEGFLCDILLKVKENEFPAHKSLLACSSDYFRAMFKSYTQESKASVIHLQVVSPTGLQHVLDFIYTSLLPLSFESLEDTLEAASYLQVTDAIGLCNQYLVNNLTLENCCFSANVARKFYLPDALAATEKYIINNLWKLLDLDFTGLLQLNFRSLLAVVESPDLPVVKETRLLYLVLMWLKQDTSRLTHRSSLLEHIRYGLIPVEDLRKTYTQSEVPLTAGIKCLIIKAINYHTSVFRQPVLQDKSTTLRNQKTRIILLGGGTAEGLVTDVVAFDVYSHRWRALTQVQDRVQNHSVCVVGNFLYVLGGEIEGDAPGDRKTDKVLSVTNKVHCYDPRFNRWTQITGMLEKRSQFSCCVLGNSICAIGGRGENGSLHSSVEVYDISRDRWMKARELPCKIHGHAGAICKNTIYISGGKCLDQANTSKEVYSLSSLEGQWVKQAPMSIARFGHQMATIREAIFTFLGLYEPFSEIERYDPDQNQWTRLRPLTYDRFCYGLAVVEETALLIGGKKWQDSREVPTQDVVGYDIDNDGWEEICKAPLPWWGLQCAVLQLSEVADEQDSDTQQKKQSSC; encoded by the coding sequence ATGAGTTACTTCCTGTCCTACTGCAAAGCACACTGCAATGCTGTGCTCTCCCAGTACCAAACACTGAGATCAGAAGGCTTTCTGTGTGATATTTTGCTGaaagtgaaggaaaatgaatttcctGCACACAAATCCTTGCTGGCATGCTCCAGTGACTACTTTCGAGCCATGTTCAAAAGTTACACCCAAGAATCTAAAGCCAGTGTAATTCATCTGCAAGTTGTCTCACCTACCGGTCTCCAGCATGTCCTGGATTTCATTTACACTTCCTTGTTGCCCCTTTCTTTTGAAAGCCTGGAGGATACCTTGGAAGCTGCAAGTTACTTGCAAGTGACTGATGCTATTGGCTTGTGCAATCAGTACTTGGTTAATAATCTTACCCTGgaaaattgctgtttttctgccaaTGTTGCTAGAAAGTTCTATCTTCCAGATGCCTtagcagcaacagaaaaatacattatcaATAATCTTTGGAAGTTGCTGGACTTAGATTTTACAGGACTGCTTCAGCTGAACTTCAGATCTTTGCTAGCAGTGGTTGAATCACCAGACCTCCCTGTGGTGAAAGAAACCCGCTTGCTGTATCTTGTGCTGATGTGGCTGAAGCAGGACACATCCAGGCTGACTCACAGAAGCAGCCTCCTAGAGCACATAAGATATGGTCTCATCCCAGTGGAAGATCTGAGAAAAACCTACACACAGTCAGAGGTGCCCCTCACTGCAGGTATTAAGTGCTTGATCATTAAAGCAATAAATTACCATACATCTGTTTTCAGACAGCCTGTCCTGCAGGATAAGTCCACCACTCTGAGGAACCAGAAGACTCGGATCATTCTGTTGGGAGGAGGGACAGCAGAGGGGCTTGTCACTGATGTGGTGGCCTTCGATGTTTACAGTCACAGATGGCGAGCTCTCACACAGGTGCAGGACAGGGTGCAGAACCACAGCGTGTGCGTGGTGGGGAACTTCCTCTATGTCCTGGGCGGGGAAATAGAAGGTGATGCTCCAGGAGATAGAAAAACTGACAAGGTCTTATCAGTTACAAACAAGGTCCATTGTTATGATCCAAGATTTAACAGGTGGACACAAATCACTGGCatgctggagaagagaagccagTTTTCTTGTTGTGTCCTAGGCAACAGTATCTGTGCCATCGGTGGGAGAGGTGAGAATGGGTCTCTGCATTCGTCTGTGGAAGTCTACGACATCAGCAGGGATAGATGGATGAAGGCCAGGGAATTGCCATGCAAGATACATGGCCATGCTGGTGCCATTTGCAAGAATACTATATACATCTCAGGTGGCAAATGCCTAGATCAAGCCAACACAAGTAAGGAGGTATACTCGCTGAGCTCGCTGGAAGGGCAGTGGGTGAAACAAGCCCCCATGAGCATTGCTCGGTTTGGGCACCAGATGGCAACAATCAGAGAAGCCATATTCACATTTTTAGGATTATATGAACCATTCTCTGAAATAGAAAGATATGACCCTGATCAAAACCAATGGACTCGTTTAAGGCCATTGACCTATGATCGATTTTGCTATGGCCTGGCAGTTGTAGAAGAAACTGCACTTCTTatcgggggaaaaaaatggcaagacTCACGGGAAGTTCCCACTCAAGATGTGGTTGGCTACGATATTGACAATGATGGCTGGGAAGAGATCTGCAAAGCTCCCTTGCCTTGGTGGGGActgcagtgtgcagtgctgcagctctccgAAGTGGCCGATGAACAGGACAGTGACACCCAACAAAAGAAGCAGTCAAGCTGCTGA